A segment of the Dehalococcoidia bacterium genome:
CGAGTTCCAGAGCAGCGGCGGGCCGCTGGACCTGCGCGCCGTCGACGATGCGGTGGGCGAACACCCGGCCGTGCGCGACGTGGCGCTGCTCGACTACGACGGCCGCAACGCGACGCTGAAGGTGTGGGTCATCGCCGGGACGAGCCCCGCCGACATCCAGCAAGCGTTGAGTGACCGTGCCGCGCAGATCTTCGGCGACAGCGACGTCACGATCGTCGCGCTCGAAGACGCCGCATAGACGAAGCTCTCCCTACCCGGGAATGCTGGAAGAGGCTGGCAGTTGCCAGCCTCTTTGGCCGTCCGTTTGCGGTTTCTTCGATTGTTTGGAAGGCGGGGTCAGGCGACTTGCGACGCCGTTCCGTACATGCGCCGCTCAGCGGCAGCGAACAGCGCATCGGACGTCGAGCCATCGGTCGGGCACGTCGCCCAGCCGGACGCCAGGTGCAACTCAAGGCCCGGCACCTCTTCATCGAGACGCGTACGCTCCGCCGAGGCGAGAAGACGCGTCGCGGCGGCGGCGGCGCCTTCGGGCGTGGCTTCGGTGAGGATCATCGTGTAGCCGCTCTCGCGATACGCGCCGAGGACGTCGATCTCGCGTGCGTGCTGCGCGAGCGCTTCGCCAAGACGCTGGAGCAGGCGGTCGGTCAGGAAGCGGCCATACTGATCGCCCAAGAGCGCCAGGTTCGTCGCTTCGATGACGACGATCGAGACTTCCCGCTTGTAGCGCTCGCCGCGGGACAGTTCGCGCTGTAGCTCGCTCTCCAGCTTGCGCGCATCGAACACCGAGCGCACGACGTCAATGACGCCGGACTCGCGGGCAGCATGCGCGTTGCGCAAATTGACGGCGGCGCACGCGACGTGCTGCGCGAGCAGGCGCACGTGCGCCTCGTTGGGCCGATCGTGAAACAGCAGCACGAGCGCGCCAAGACGCTCGCCCGCCGTCTCGAGCGGCGCGATCGCCACGGTGCCGAGCGAAAGCGCCTTCTCCGCGCGGTCGATGCGCGCCACGTCTACGAAGGGGCCAAAGAAATCCCGGAGGCTCGCCTGGACCACGGCGTTCGC
Coding sequences within it:
- a CDS encoding diguanylate cyclase, which produces MVAKGKATQDGDQGDPIARVMDSLLPVHSALSLEWLVDGATTAAERGLNAPFAFVYFEDQDGRLDCRAPASDLRRRSLQRLIDALDYDVTRRKLDPRQSLHLAEALDANAVVQASLRDFFGPFVDVARIDRAEKALSLGTVAIAPLETAGERLGALVLLFHDRPNEAHVRLLAQHVACAAVNLRNAHAARESGVIDVVRSVFDARKLESELQRELSRGERYKREVSIVVIEATNLALLGDQYGRFLTDRLLQRLGEALAQHAREIDVLGAYRESGYTMILTEATPEGAAAAATRLLASAERTRLDEEVPGLELHLASGWATCPTDGSTSDALFAAAERRMYGTASQVA